Proteins from a single region of Mumia flava:
- the cobA gene encoding uroporphyrinogen-III C-methyltransferase, with amino-acid sequence MTARRRTDRGGRDGADERASLEPGSVTLVGGGPGDPGLLTVSGLEALRSADVVVVDRLAPLGALAELDVDVIDVGKIPRGRFTAQEEINRILVEQARAGRRVVRLKGGDNFVFGRGGEEVAACAGAGIPVRVVPGVSSALAGPALAGVPVTHRGLNQGFTVISGHVAPGDPRSTIDYGALARSGTDLVLLMAVASLPAITSTLVAEGLDPATPAATIADAALPTQRVVRADVATIAARMAEEGIGAPAITVIGAVAGFDPEA; translated from the coding sequence ATCACCGCGCGCCGCAGGACCGACCGCGGCGGACGCGACGGTGCCGACGAGCGGGCGTCGCTCGAGCCGGGCTCGGTCACCCTCGTCGGCGGAGGGCCGGGGGACCCCGGCCTGCTCACGGTCTCCGGGCTCGAGGCCCTGCGCTCGGCCGACGTGGTGGTCGTCGACCGGCTCGCGCCGCTCGGCGCTCTCGCGGAGCTCGACGTCGACGTGATCGACGTCGGCAAGATCCCGCGCGGCCGGTTCACCGCGCAGGAGGAGATCAACCGGATCCTCGTGGAGCAGGCGAGGGCCGGACGCCGGGTGGTCCGCCTGAAGGGCGGCGACAACTTCGTCTTCGGACGGGGCGGCGAGGAGGTCGCGGCCTGCGCGGGTGCCGGCATCCCGGTCCGCGTCGTCCCCGGGGTCAGCTCCGCCCTCGCCGGTCCCGCGCTCGCCGGCGTCCCCGTGACGCACCGCGGCCTCAACCAGGGCTTCACGGTGATCTCCGGGCACGTCGCTCCCGGCGACCCTCGCTCGACGATCGACTACGGCGCCCTCGCGCGCTCCGGCACCGACCTCGTGCTGCTGATGGCGGTGGCGAGCCTGCCGGCGATCACCTCCACGCTGGTCGCCGAGGGGCTCGACCCGGCGACTCCCGCCGCGACGATCGCCGACGCGGCTCTGCCGACCCAGCGCGTGGTGCGCGCGGACGTGGCGACGATCGCCGCGCGGATGGCCGAGGAAGGCATCGGCGCTCCCGCGATCACGGTGATCGGCGCCGTCGCGGGGTTCGACCCCGAGGCGTGA
- the cbiE gene encoding precorrin-6y C5,15-methyltransferase (decarboxylating) subunit CbiE codes for MHRITVVGIGADGWDGLAMSSRKIVREAEVVMGGKRLLDTLPWAWWQERVEWPASLEDALATLLAEHEDKKVAVMASGDPLVAGIGGLLVDAVGAESVEILPGLSSETLARARMRWSYEQTSLVSLEDHEVRRLVQHLAPGRRLIVLSGDGGTPSSVASLLRERGYGGSTMTVLGDLGAITESRTEARADAWADRVSPELNVICLECVADPDRRSATSRVPGLPDDAHATGALARDLRTAALARLGPAAGDLLVDVGSGAGCVAVEWVRAEPLARAVTLVRGAGEVREARAVGTELGVPALELQEATDEDAVIAALVALDAPDAVFVGPRYLSAAVLDAARGSLKPGSRLVAQAVTPADQAMLTGQFLELGGELVRLQADVAQEAAWQVAEPTVQWSLLL; via the coding sequence ATGCATCGGATCACGGTGGTCGGAATCGGTGCGGACGGTTGGGACGGACTCGCGATGTCGTCGCGCAAGATCGTCCGCGAGGCCGAGGTGGTGATGGGCGGCAAGCGGCTGCTCGACACCCTGCCCTGGGCGTGGTGGCAGGAGCGTGTGGAGTGGCCCGCCTCGCTGGAGGACGCGCTCGCCACGCTCCTCGCCGAGCACGAGGACAAGAAGGTCGCCGTGATGGCCTCCGGCGACCCGCTGGTCGCCGGGATCGGCGGCCTGCTGGTCGACGCGGTCGGCGCCGAGTCGGTCGAGATCCTGCCCGGGCTGTCGTCGGAGACGCTGGCGCGTGCCCGGATGCGCTGGTCGTACGAGCAGACCTCGCTGGTCTCCCTCGAGGACCACGAGGTCCGGCGCCTGGTCCAGCACCTGGCTCCGGGCCGCCGGTTGATCGTCCTGTCCGGCGACGGAGGCACGCCGTCGTCGGTGGCCTCGCTCCTGCGCGAGCGGGGGTACGGCGGCAGCACGATGACGGTCCTCGGCGACCTCGGGGCGATCACCGAGTCGCGCACCGAGGCCCGTGCGGACGCGTGGGCGGACCGCGTCTCGCCGGAGCTGAACGTGATCTGCCTCGAGTGCGTCGCCGATCCCGACCGGCGCTCGGCCACGTCGCGGGTCCCCGGGCTGCCCGACGACGCCCACGCGACGGGAGCGCTCGCCCGCGACCTCCGTACGGCGGCTCTCGCCCGCCTGGGACCGGCCGCGGGCGACCTGCTGGTCGACGTCGGCTCCGGCGCCGGGTGCGTGGCGGTCGAGTGGGTCCGGGCCGAGCCGCTGGCCCGCGCCGTGACGCTCGTGCGCGGTGCCGGTGAGGTGCGCGAGGCCCGCGCCGTCGGCACCGAGCTGGGCGTGCCGGCACTGGAGCTCCAGGAGGCCACGGACGAGGACGCGGTGATCGCGGCCCTCGTCGCCCTGGATGCGCCGGACGCCGTCTTCGTCGGACCGCGATACCTGAGCGCGGCCGTGCTCGACGCAGCGCGGGGTTCGCTGAAGCCCGGGTCCCGGCTCGTCGCACAGGCGGTCACGCCCGCGGACCAGGCGATGCTGACCGGCCAGTTCCTCGAGCTCGGCGGCGAGCTCGTGCGGCTCCAGGCCGACGTGGCCCAGGAGGCGGCGTGGCAGGTGGCCGAGCCGACCGTGCAGTGGAGCCTGCTGCTCTGA
- a CDS encoding copper resistance CopC family protein translates to MSLSRTGRAILVSVLVVASSSIALPSASAHASLVSSSPSDGEVLDEPPRSLSLTFTDDLMDTAPALVLLDGEGSVVAKPEPTVEGDTLLAAGPSDLLPGDYTIGYRVVSADGHPVDGEIDFTIEGEPAAATTAPESATPSSDATAGASPDAATGADVGGDEADGDAIDGTSDDSSVGPWAFGAAVAATVAVLAAAAIWLTRRRRRDTTPPTYPSSGDSA, encoded by the coding sequence ATGAGTCTGTCCCGCACGGGACGGGCGATCCTGGTGAGCGTCCTGGTCGTGGCCTCGAGCAGCATCGCGCTGCCGAGCGCCTCGGCGCACGCGTCCCTGGTGAGCTCGTCCCCGTCCGACGGCGAGGTGCTCGATGAGCCGCCTCGATCCCTCAGCCTGACCTTCACCGATGACCTGATGGATACCGCCCCGGCGCTGGTTCTGCTCGACGGCGAGGGGTCGGTCGTCGCGAAGCCCGAGCCCACGGTCGAGGGCGACACCCTGCTCGCTGCCGGTCCGTCCGACCTGCTCCCGGGCGACTACACCATCGGCTATCGCGTGGTCTCGGCCGACGGCCACCCGGTCGACGGCGAGATCGATTTCACCATCGAGGGCGAACCGGCGGCCGCGACGACGGCGCCGGAGTCCGCGACGCCGTCGTCGGACGCCACCGCGGGCGCGTCACCCGATGCCGCCACCGGCGCCGACGTCGGTGGCGACGAAGCCGACGGCGACGCGATCGACGGCACGTCCGACGACAGCAGCGTCGGGCCGTGGGCGTTCGGGGCCGCCGTCGCCGCCACGGTGGCGGTTCTGGCCGCCGCCGCGATCTGGCTCACGAGGCGCCGTCGTCGCGACACCACCCCTCCCACATACCCCTCCTCAGGAGATTCCGCATGA
- a CDS encoding copper chaperone PCu(A)C has protein sequence MNRTLPGTPAPVRTRGHVRLRRGAAALAGAALAVTALAACGDDSSAADAGDQASSVSIQDPWVKAVDSGATAAFGIVTNDGDADVTITGADSEVAGTTQLHETTMSDDGGMSMQEMEGGLTVGAGEDHALEPGGDHVMLMELTEPLEPGAEVEVTLTFADDSQTTFTAPVRSYTGAQEEYEHDHGDDGHDHEHE, from the coding sequence ATGAACCGCACCCTGCCCGGTACCCCCGCCCCCGTCCGTACGCGCGGACACGTCCGCCTGCGCCGTGGCGCCGCGGCCCTGGCCGGCGCCGCGCTCGCCGTCACGGCGCTCGCCGCGTGCGGCGACGACTCGTCGGCTGCTGATGCCGGCGACCAGGCCTCGAGCGTCAGCATCCAGGATCCGTGGGTGAAGGCCGTCGACTCCGGCGCGACCGCCGCCTTCGGCATCGTGACGAACGACGGCGACGCCGACGTCACGATCACCGGAGCCGACTCCGAGGTCGCCGGCACGACCCAGCTGCACGAGACCACGATGAGCGACGACGGCGGCATGTCGATGCAGGAGATGGAGGGCGGCCTCACGGTCGGGGCGGGGGAGGACCACGCGCTCGAGCCGGGCGGCGACCACGTGATGCTGATGGAGCTGACCGAGCCGCTCGAGCCGGGTGCCGAGGTCGAGGTGACCTTGACGTTCGCCGACGACTCGCAGACGACCTTCACCGCGCCGGTCCGCTCGTACACCGGCGCCCAGGAGGAGTACGAGCACGACCACGGCGACGACGGGCACGACCACGAGCATGAGTGA
- a CDS encoding Dyp-type peroxidase, with protein MSERDPEQTDRRAGRSGVSRRGLLVGAAALGGAGVGGVAGAGLARASAADVPAADAAGQRVVSPYGAHQAGIATPAQGFATLVAFDLVARTDRDALVRLMRIWSDDIGRLCAGRAGLSDTEPELAQVPAALTITLGYGPGLFTAARLESERPSWLAPLPPFGVDRLEDRWNGGDVLLQVCADDPTTVAHAVRLLTKEARTFTTVRWVQHGFRRAPGSTPPGTSMRNLMGQVDGTHTIADDEMDGLVWVGDRSAEWFGAQPAWLEGGTSLVVRRIAMNLDTWDELDAPAREDVIGRRLADGAPLTGGAEHDDVDLDAVGDNGLPVIGAYAHVRRARSDDPHQRFLRRPYSYDAAPTGGALSDSGLIFATYQADVTRQFTPIQQRLDELDLLNQWTTPVGSAVFAVPPGFEQGGWLGEPLLG; from the coding sequence ATGAGTGAGCGCGACCCCGAGCAGACGGACCGGCGGGCCGGGCGAAGCGGCGTCAGCCGCCGCGGGCTGCTGGTCGGCGCTGCGGCGCTCGGCGGGGCCGGTGTCGGCGGGGTCGCCGGCGCCGGCCTGGCCCGCGCGTCGGCGGCGGACGTTCCCGCCGCAGACGCAGCGGGACAGCGGGTCGTCTCGCCGTACGGTGCGCACCAGGCGGGGATCGCGACGCCGGCGCAGGGGTTCGCGACGCTCGTGGCGTTCGACCTCGTCGCCCGGACGGACCGGGACGCGCTGGTCCGTCTGATGCGGATCTGGAGCGACGACATCGGTCGTCTGTGCGCCGGGAGGGCGGGGCTGTCCGACACCGAGCCGGAGCTCGCCCAGGTCCCGGCCGCGCTCACGATCACCCTCGGGTACGGCCCGGGACTGTTCACGGCGGCGCGTCTGGAGTCCGAGCGGCCGAGCTGGCTCGCGCCGCTGCCGCCGTTCGGAGTCGACCGGCTGGAGGACCGCTGGAACGGTGGTGACGTGCTGCTCCAGGTGTGCGCGGACGACCCGACGACCGTCGCGCACGCGGTCCGGCTCCTGACGAAGGAGGCGCGGACGTTCACGACCGTCCGCTGGGTCCAGCACGGGTTCCGCCGGGCCCCGGGGTCCACGCCGCCCGGCACCTCGATGCGCAACCTGATGGGCCAGGTCGACGGCACCCACACCATCGCCGACGACGAGATGGACGGGCTGGTGTGGGTGGGGGACCGCTCCGCGGAGTGGTTCGGAGCCCAGCCGGCGTGGCTCGAGGGCGGCACGTCGTTGGTGGTCCGGCGGATCGCGATGAACCTCGACACCTGGGACGAGCTCGACGCCCCGGCGCGCGAGGACGTGATCGGGCGCAGGCTGGCCGACGGTGCCCCGCTCACGGGAGGCGCCGAGCACGACGACGTCGACCTGGACGCGGTCGGAGACAACGGGCTGCCCGTGATCGGGGCGTACGCGCACGTGCGCCGGGCCCGCAGCGACGACCCGCACCAGCGCTTCCTCCGGCGGCCCTACAGCTACGACGCGGCGCCGACCGGGGGCGCCCTCAGCGACTCGGGGCTGATCTTCGCGACCTACCAGGCCGACGTGACCCGGCAGTTCACGCCGATCCAGCAGCGGCTCGACGAGCTCGACCTGCTGAACCAGTGGACGACCCCGGTCGGGTCGGCGGTCTTCGCCGTACCGCCGGGGTTCGAGCAGGGTGGGTGGCTCGGCGAGCCGCTGCTCGGGTGA
- a CDS encoding energy-coupling factor transporter transmembrane component T encodes MSRPRERRDLHPGAWWVWALGLAVAASRTLDVAILLLIVGVASFVVVARRPVAPWAMSFRLYLALGALVIVTRVFFGVFLGGSSTGTVLIDLPEIPLPSWVEGIRLLGPVTLESLQRSFASGLQLAALIICVGAANSLANPRRLLRSMPGALYEVGAAVVVAMTLFPQLAESIGRVRRARRLRGEQSRGVRALRSVVVPVLEDALDRSIRLAASMDARGYGRAAVASRRSRSVTGAALLLGLLGLCIGVYATADLTAPRVLAVPMLAIGVALAGFGFWWSGRTVAHTRYRPDPWLAAEWFTAGCGAVTGVVLGGAGGLGAVALVGLAVAALPGIATPEPLSPYAALRERAAVAEGAAA; translated from the coding sequence GTGTCCCGCCCTCGAGAGCGGCGGGACCTGCACCCGGGGGCCTGGTGGGTGTGGGCGCTGGGTCTCGCCGTCGCGGCGAGCCGGACGCTCGACGTCGCGATCCTGCTCCTGATCGTCGGAGTGGCCTCGTTCGTCGTGGTCGCACGCCGGCCGGTCGCCCCGTGGGCGATGTCGTTCCGGCTCTACCTCGCGCTCGGCGCGCTGGTGATCGTGACCCGGGTGTTCTTCGGCGTTTTCCTCGGCGGCTCCTCGACCGGCACCGTGCTGATCGACCTGCCCGAGATCCCGCTGCCGTCCTGGGTCGAGGGGATCCGGCTGCTCGGCCCGGTGACGCTGGAGTCGTTGCAGCGCTCGTTCGCCTCCGGCCTCCAGCTGGCCGCGCTGATCATCTGCGTCGGCGCCGCGAACTCGCTCGCGAACCCGCGCCGCCTGCTCAGGTCGATGCCGGGCGCGCTCTACGAGGTCGGGGCAGCCGTGGTGGTGGCGATGACGCTGTTCCCGCAGCTCGCCGAGTCGATCGGCCGGGTGCGGCGCGCTCGGCGGCTGCGCGGTGAGCAGAGCCGCGGTGTCCGGGCACTGCGGTCGGTCGTGGTGCCGGTCCTCGAGGACGCGCTGGACCGGTCCATCCGCCTCGCCGCGTCGATGGACGCGCGCGGGTACGGCCGGGCGGCGGTCGCGTCCCGGCGCAGTCGGAGTGTGACGGGGGCTGCGCTGCTGCTCGGCCTGCTCGGGCTGTGCATCGGCGTCTACGCCACCGCCGACCTCACCGCGCCGCGGGTGCTGGCGGTGCCGATGCTGGCGATCGGGGTGGCGCTCGCCGGGTTCGGGTTCTGGTGGTCGGGCCGTACGGTCGCGCACACCCGGTACCGCCCCGACCCGTGGCTGGCGGCCGAGTGGTTCACGGCCGGCTGCGGTGCCGTGACGGGAGTCGTGCTCGGCGGCGCGGGCGGTCTCGGAGCCGTGGCCCTCGTGGGGCTGGCGGTCGCCGCGCTGCCCGGGATCGCCACGCCCGAGCCGCTCTCCCCGTACGCGGCTCTGCGCGAGCGCGCCGCGGTCGCCGAGGGGGCAGCGGCATGA
- a CDS encoding ABC transporter ATP-binding protein, whose amino-acid sequence MIDLDGVTFTYDGADAPVLLGVDLHVEEGELVVVTGPTGSGKSTLLGLLDGLVPHFSGGHLRGTVTVDGVRTDRARPRDLASVVGWVGQDPLAGFVTDTVEEELAYGMEQLGVDPQTMRRRVEETLDLLGIADLRRRSLRSLSGGQQQRVAIGSVLTMHPPVLVLDEPTSALDPTAAEDVLATLTRLVHDLGATVVVAEHRLERVVPFADVVVRVERDGSVVAGEPAALLADSPTAPPIVGLGRLAGWDPLPLTVREARRAGRTLRKELADLPAPVFEAERSDDREPGLDHSLRSRLDRRGSERSEARSVFEAERSDDREPLLTARGIGVRYGPLAAVRDVDLRLDAGVVTALMGRNGSGKSSLLWAVQGAGPRQQGSVEVAGEDPAALSRRAARRRVGLVPQTASDLLYLETVERECAAADAEADASPGTCAALLERFAGAIPTDANPRDLSEGQKLALVLAVQLTAAPRVVLLDEPTRGLDYAAKDALAATLRGLAADGHTVAVATHDVEFVAEVADRAVVMADGEVIADGEVRDVLAGSPAFAPQVAKVLGDRWLTVDDVRAALEGRAP is encoded by the coding sequence ATGATCGATCTGGACGGCGTGACGTTCACCTACGACGGTGCCGACGCCCCGGTGCTCCTCGGCGTCGACCTGCACGTCGAAGAGGGGGAGCTGGTCGTGGTGACGGGCCCGACCGGATCCGGCAAGTCGACCCTGCTCGGTCTGCTCGACGGGCTGGTCCCGCACTTCAGCGGCGGCCACCTGCGCGGCACGGTCACGGTCGACGGCGTCCGTACGGACCGGGCCCGCCCGCGTGACCTCGCGTCGGTCGTCGGCTGGGTCGGGCAGGATCCGCTCGCCGGGTTCGTGACGGACACGGTCGAGGAGGAGCTGGCGTACGGGATGGAGCAGCTCGGCGTCGATCCGCAGACGATGCGTCGGCGGGTGGAGGAGACGCTGGACCTGCTCGGCATCGCCGATCTGCGCCGCCGCTCGCTGCGCTCGCTGTCCGGGGGACAGCAGCAGCGCGTCGCGATCGGGTCGGTCCTGACGATGCACCCGCCGGTGCTCGTGCTCGACGAACCGACCTCCGCCCTCGACCCGACCGCAGCCGAGGATGTGCTCGCGACGCTGACACGGCTCGTGCACGACCTCGGGGCGACCGTGGTGGTGGCGGAGCACCGGCTGGAGCGGGTGGTGCCGTTCGCAGACGTCGTCGTCCGGGTCGAGAGGGACGGCTCGGTGGTGGCGGGAGAGCCCGCGGCTCTGCTGGCGGACTCGCCCACCGCGCCGCCGATCGTGGGGCTCGGCCGTCTGGCGGGATGGGACCCGCTTCCCCTGACCGTGCGCGAGGCCCGTCGCGCCGGACGTACGCTGCGCAAGGAGCTCGCCGACCTGCCGGCCCCGGTGTTCGAGGCGGAGCGCAGCGACGATCGAGAACCGGGTCTCGATCACTCGCTCCGCTCGCGCCTCGACCGACGGGGGAGTGAGCGCAGCGAGGCCAGGTCGGTGTTCGAGGCGGAGCGCAGCGACGATCGAGAACCCCTCCTGACCGCGCGCGGGATCGGCGTGCGGTACGGGCCGCTGGCCGCCGTACGGGACGTGGACCTGCGGCTGGACGCCGGTGTGGTGACGGCACTGATGGGCCGCAACGGCTCCGGCAAGTCGAGCCTGCTGTGGGCCGTGCAGGGTGCCGGGCCGCGTCAGCAGGGCAGCGTCGAGGTCGCCGGGGAGGACCCGGCTGCGCTGTCGCGACGGGCTGCGCGCCGCCGGGTCGGTCTCGTCCCGCAGACCGCGAGCGACCTGCTCTACCTCGAGACCGTCGAGCGCGAGTGCGCCGCGGCCGATGCCGAGGCCGACGCGTCGCCGGGGACGTGCGCGGCGCTGCTCGAGCGCTTCGCCGGTGCGATCCCGACCGACGCCAACCCGCGCGACCTGTCCGAGGGGCAGAAGCTCGCGCTCGTCCTCGCGGTGCAGCTGACGGCGGCTCCGCGGGTGGTGCTGCTCGACGAGCCGACCCGCGGGCTCGACTACGCCGCGAAGGACGCGCTCGCCGCGACGCTGCGCGGGCTGGCGGCCGACGGGCACACGGTCGCCGTCGCGACCCACGACGTGGAGTTCGTCGCCGAGGTGGCCGATCGCGCGGTGGTGATGGCCGACGGCGAGGTGATCGCCGACGGGGAGGTCCGTGACGTGCTGGCCGGGTCGCCGGCGTTCGCCCCGCAGGTCGCGAAGGTGCTCGGCGACCGCTGGCTGACCGTCGACGACGTCCGCGCCGCGCTCGAGGGGCGCGCGCCATGA
- a CDS encoding ECF transporter S component: MTTSVRPDSTRFGAVPVGPRSVTVLVLATVAGLMMFAWPLLFTPAPGQQDAQAPLYFVLLLPVLLLVVVAELSEGGMDAKALAMLGVLSAIQCGLRALSAGTAGLDLVFFLLVLGGRVFGAGFGFVLGCTSMFASALLTAGVGPWLPFQMMCAAWIGMGAGLLPRRITGRAEIAMLAVYGVVSAYLYGALLNLWFWPFLAGIDPSGEQGIAFVPGASLAENLSRFFWFTMITSTASWDTGRAITNAVCIVLLGPAVLAILRRAARRASFDATPSFEAPVRAA; this comes from the coding sequence ATGACCACCTCCGTACGGCCGGACTCCACGCGGTTCGGTGCCGTCCCGGTCGGGCCGCGCTCGGTCACCGTGCTCGTGCTCGCGACCGTCGCCGGGCTGATGATGTTCGCCTGGCCGCTGCTGTTCACCCCCGCCCCCGGCCAGCAGGACGCGCAGGCGCCGCTCTACTTCGTGCTGCTCCTGCCCGTCCTCCTCCTCGTCGTGGTCGCGGAGCTGTCCGAGGGCGGGATGGACGCGAAGGCGCTGGCGATGCTCGGCGTGCTGTCGGCGATCCAGTGCGGCCTGCGGGCGCTGAGCGCCGGGACCGCGGGGCTGGACCTGGTGTTCTTCCTCCTGGTGCTCGGCGGTCGGGTCTTCGGCGCCGGGTTCGGGTTCGTGCTGGGGTGCACGTCGATGTTCGCCTCGGCGCTGCTGACCGCCGGCGTGGGGCCGTGGCTGCCGTTCCAGATGATGTGCGCGGCGTGGATCGGGATGGGCGCGGGCCTGCTCCCGCGGCGCATCACCGGCCGTGCCGAGATCGCGATGCTCGCGGTGTACGGGGTGGTCTCGGCCTACCTGTACGGGGCGCTGCTCAACCTGTGGTTCTGGCCGTTCCTGGCGGGGATCGACCCGAGCGGCGAGCAGGGGATCGCGTTCGTGCCCGGGGCGTCGCTGGCGGAGAACCTGTCGCGATTCTTCTGGTTCACGATGATCACCTCGACCGCGTCGTGGGACACCGGCCGCGCGATCACGAACGCCGTCTGCATCGTGCTGCTCGGCCCGGCGGTGCTGGCGATCCTGCGCCGGGCGGCGCGGCGGGCGTCGTTCGACGCCACCCCGAGCTTCGAGGCACCCGTACGGGCGGCATGA
- a CDS encoding DUF3037 domain-containing protein: MLIQTAEVTMSYRYWLLRYVPDPVRGEFVNLGVIVGDGECDWAIRRVHNFKRASRLGGDASLAADWLERLERRFPQLPDEQPLGTEALLSYGWLEHTRARLNNSIQVSQSAPVSARSAKEAAERLYGFLVKEDQNVSRSGWRATTTRELRRQYEMRMGSKSRSLQSNVYLQARAQRTRFEFALGDDLVVHLTRVWAFDVASTENLRQQIQAWSYAVKVFRERGGDVRNRAHKVPSHPVQRDVPISILYQNPRTDQQQEVFQIAADAWKDLEVNAFAQGNEFKLVDRALTTSMEP, from the coding sequence ATGCTGATCCAGACAGCGGAGGTGACTATGTCGTATCGCTACTGGCTCCTCCGGTACGTACCAGATCCAGTCCGCGGCGAGTTCGTCAACCTAGGTGTCATCGTCGGTGACGGTGAATGCGACTGGGCAATCCGCCGCGTCCACAACTTCAAGCGCGCGAGTCGACTTGGTGGTGATGCTTCGCTCGCAGCAGACTGGCTCGAGCGCCTTGAGCGCCGTTTTCCACAACTCCCTGATGAGCAGCCGCTAGGCACAGAAGCCTTGCTCTCATATGGATGGCTTGAACACACGCGCGCTCGGCTGAATAATAGCATTCAGGTTTCGCAGTCTGCACCCGTGAGCGCGCGGAGCGCGAAAGAGGCAGCTGAAAGATTGTACGGTTTTCTAGTAAAGGAGGACCAGAACGTTTCGCGTTCCGGTTGGAGGGCGACGACAACACGCGAACTCCGGCGGCAATATGAGATGCGAATGGGATCCAAATCGCGATCATTGCAGTCGAATGTCTATCTGCAGGCTCGGGCGCAACGTACCCGTTTCGAGTTTGCTTTGGGAGACGATCTCGTTGTCCACCTTACCCGTGTATGGGCGTTCGACGTTGCATCGACGGAAAACCTTAGGCAGCAGATCCAGGCGTGGAGCTACGCGGTGAAAGTCTTCCGTGAGCGCGGGGGCGATGTCAGGAACCGCGCCCACAAGGTTCCCTCGCATCCAGTGCAGAGAGACGTGCCGATTTCGATCCTCTACCAGAACCCGCGTACAGACCAACAGCAGGAGGTCTTCCAGATCGCGGCGGACGCGTGGAAGGATCTCGAGGTGAACGCTTTTGCACAGGGGAACGAATTCAAGTTGGTCGATCGGGCCCTCACAACTTCGATGGAGCCCTGA